The Fodinibius saliphilus genomic interval TCTGCGTATAGCCCCGGTTCAATCCAAGAGGAATACAAGTCATAATTTTCTAATACTTCACTGAATTCAAAAGCAATTTTTTGCTTTTTTTTCTCATGCCAATAATGAGAAAAAGCGCGATCAATTGGATGCCGCAAACAAACAATAAACTTCGCTTTAGGATAATCATCAGCTATTCGACGAGGTGCCCAAGGTGATCTAATGTAGGATGGAGTAGGGTCTATTACTATTTTTTTTGAATTTTGTTTTTGAAAAAATGAAGCATACCACTCTTTGCCATTATTAAAATACATATCATAATAATGAATAGAATCATTATTAGGTACTAAAACCTCATTATGTTCTTTTAAACATTTATAAACCCATGTTGTGGCAGATTTCTGAGGACCTATATGAAAAACATCAATTTCCATTTTGGAATGTTAAATATTTATTAAAATTACTGATTAACCTTCTTAGAAAATCTCTCTCTGAGTATAACAAAGAAACAAGAATTAATAATAATACAGAAGTTGTAATAACAATATTGAAAATCATAAAACCCCTAAACAACAAAATAACTACTGCAAAAAAAGTATGTATTGTTAAACTTATAGAATAAGTTTTAACTCCATCTTTATATAGGATAAGAAAAGAAGTTATTATATTGGTAACCCCAAAAGATACCAACATTGCAACTGCTGCCCCATCTGACCCTAAAATAGGAATGAGCCAATAATTTAATCCAATGTTAATGATAAGAACTAATATAGTTGTATAAAGAGTTAAGTTTGAATAACCAGCGATATTAAGATACCCCCCTGACATTCCAAAACTTGTTGTCAAAAGGTATGTGGAACACAAAATCATCAAAGTCGAGTATGAATTCCCATATTCACCAAATAATTCTAATATTTGATATCCGAATAATGTAAAGACAATTGCTCCACAAAATGAGCAAGATAATGTCAAAATTCTACTATAGTGATACTCCTCATGAATTGATGCAAAATCTTGATTGCTCAAGAAATTACCTATTCTGGGTGTTAAAATTTTATTATTAATACCGTGTGCTAAATATAGGATAAATGCTAACTTCGAAGCTATTACGTATTCAGCAACTTGTGTACTAGTAGCAAGAATACCCATCATTAAAATATCCGCATACTTAACTGTTTTGCTAATACCAGTAGTAATAGCTAATTGCCCAGCATATTTAAAATCCCAAAGTGTTAAAACAGACCCTTTATTAACTCTAAAGAGATTTAAAGGAGTCATTATATATCGAACAGTTAATGGCAAAAATTCACTAAGCAAAATAGCTCCAACAACTACATAAATATTGGGCCAAATCAGCCAGCAAATACATAAAAAACATACTTTCGCAATGGCCGGAAGCATTTCATAGTATAATATTGATTCAGCAATGAGCTGTCGAGCTCTAAACCACGCATCATAAATACCATGCAGAGCTTTAAGCGGAATTAATAAAGTCAACCCAACTATCCAAAAGCTATTTTCTAAGCCGCTCCATATAAATGCTACGCCAACCACGATCAAACTAACCAAACTACTAGACATGAGGCTATATTTTAGCAGCTTCCCTGCTAAACTCTCTCCCTCCAAACTTTCGGGTGGTGCATCAATCCTTGAAAGACGATACATAGCAATATGTTGAAAGCCTGCTGATCCTAAAATCAGCAAAATACTTATCAGAGAAAAGGCGAATTCATAATTCCCATATGCTTCCTTTGTAAGTACCTGATTAAGAATCCAAACACTAACAAAAGCTGAAACTTTTGTTACAATTGTAGAAATAAAGGCTGTACTTGACGAGCGGAAGTAGATCCTAAATTTACTCACTTAAGTACCTATGACAATCTTATATTTTCCTCTTTGTATAATTTGTACCACTTAACGAAATTATACAGCCCGTTATGTAAATCATAACTTGGTCTATAGTCAAGCATTTGCTCGGCCTTTGAAATATCTGCCCATGTCTGTCTTACATCACCAGGAACTTCCGGAGCATGGGTTTTATCCGCTTCAATACCAGAGGCCTCCTCAAGGGCTTCTACCAACTCCAAGAGCTGTATCGTTCGATTATTGCCCAAGTTGATAATTTCATACATGCTATCATCATAAGAAATAGCAGCCATCACCCCATCTATAATATCATCAATATAGGTATAATCACGCCGGCTGCTGCCATCACCATAAAGCGTAATCTGCTCTCCATCACTCATCAGCCGTAGAAATTTATGGATCGCTAAGTCCGGCCGCTGCCGAGGACCATACACCGTAAAAAAGCGAAGGGCCAAAAATCGCATATCATAGAGTTCGCTATAGACATGCCCCATCAACTCCCCACTTACTTTCGTGCTGGCATACGGGCTAATAGGCTTTAGCACGTGATCATCCTCCGACCACGGCACATTTTCATTGGTACCATATACACTACTGGAAGACGCAAACACAAACTGTTTGACGTCCCGCTCCTTGGCAAATTCCAGCATGTTTTGCGTCCCCATCACGTTTACTTCCTGGAACCCCACCGGGTCTTTTACCGAGGGGCGTACCCCCGCCTTCGCTGCCAAGTGTACAATCACATCTATATCTTCAGTAATTTTTTCACGAAGCGCATCAAGATTTCGGATATCTTCTTCCACCAGCCAGTAGTTCTCGTGTTTCCGGTGCTCGCGAATGTTGTTTTCTTTGATGGTGCGATCGTAGTAGGGATCAAAGTTATCTACACAGATTACATTGTCACCCTGCTCAATTAGCCTATCGACCAAATGAGAACCAATAAAGCCTGCTCCGCCTGTGACGAGGACAGTTTTTGATGAATGATTTGTATCAGTGCTTGACAAAATTTGTTTTATCTAATTTCCAATTCCGGTTTTTAAACATCCCTCCTCGCCTTCGGGGGTACCCCCTTCGTAGGGAGAGTTACAGATCCTGAAACAAAACCCGTCCCGACACATCGGGGGTCAGGATAACACTTTATTAAAAACTTTAGACTTAAAGCGTTCTACTTAATACTTACGACTCTAACCGCACTTGCTCATGCTTCCACCAATTTTCAATCAGTACCCAACCCAGACTTACAATCCCCCCCAGCATTCCGGATACAATCAAAATAAGAAGACCTGAAGTATTATCATTTAACGGAACGCTCACCGGCTGCAATACCGAAAGCACCGGCGTTTCCTCTTGCAGGTCTAATTTCGCCTGCTCCTGTCGTTGTGAAAGAGAATTGTAAAGATTGAACGTCAGGTCATATTGTGATTGCAATTCCTGCTCGCGGCTCTGTGCCTTGGCTGTCGCCAGGTTCAGGTTGCTGTCACGAAATTCCGCCAAACGTTGCTGCGCCTCTTCAAAACGCTTGCGGGCTTCCTCTACCTGCTCCTGTACAAACTGTAGATTCTGTCGCGCTTTCTGGGTTCGGTATTCTTTCACTTGCTCCTTAAGCAAAGTAATAGCAACACGACCGATTTCTGCGGCAGCCTGTGGATCGGGAAATTCCGAGGTTAGTGTTAAAATACCCGTTTCCTGGTCCACTGATATGGATAATCGTTCCCGCAGCGTTTTTACCGTTTCCATCTGCTCTCTATTCAGTCTTAATACTGAATCGCGATCCACTTTTTTTGGCAACGGGTTTATATCCTGTTCTTCCGACTTAAAAAGCCCGATAATCTGTCCGGGCAAGCCTATGGTAAACTGCTTGACATATCCTAATATCGAAGGAGAATGAATATTCGTAAAAAAGTCATACACCGTAGCTGTCGTATCATACCTAGAAAAGTGGACTTCCGTATTCATCAGCTCCACCTGGTAGGGCAGGCTCTGTACGATATTCGGATAGAGCTGCGGGGGGATCGTTCCTTCTTGTCCCCCGCTCAATTGACTACCGCTGATTCCCAGCATACCCCCGTACTGCTGCAACAAACCGCTTGCCCCGCTTTGGGCAGATTGCATTTCCGGCATCATCGTAGCAGAGGTGGAGTATTCTTTGGGGCTGAATAGGGCGATGAAAAGTCCCAGCACCAAAAAAGCCCCGGTAATTTTTATAATTTTCATACGGGCATCCCAGAAGGTCTGTGCCAGTTCTATGAGGTCAATTTCATCTTCTTCAATGGGCTGATAGCCGTATTCGGGCGGCTGTCCGTAATAGCCTTGGGGTGATGGATTGTGAGACTGTTGCCCTTTCTGGGGCTTGGGGTCGTGATGATCGTTATGTGGCTTATCTTTGCTCAGCTTTGTTCTGTATTAGTAATTTGTATTCTAATTTCTGATCAATAAAACGTTATTCGATTGTATTCAGGATTAAGGTTGAGGTTTAGGTTGAGAAAACCCTCAGCCTTAACCTTAATCTAAACCTTAACTTTAACACTTAACCTGAGCCTTAATACTCAGTTCAAGCTCTTCATGATCTTGTTCAATTGGTGAATTAAATCATCATATTCTTCAATCAGCTTATCAACTATTTGTTCATCAAAATATTTTACTTTCCCGCCATACAGCAGATGACTTTGTGTTTCGAAGGCCGAACCGCGAGCGACAATATAAAAATTTCGCTTATCTTTTTTAGTTTTTCTTCCAAAAGCTTCGGATATATTTGATGAAATACTATTTGCCGATCGTCTTATCTGCGAGATTAATCCGTAGTCTTCAGATCGAGGCAACGATTTTGTTAATTCAAAAACCTGAAAGGACAATTCGATAGCCTTCTTCCATACTTCCATACTTCCATATCACGAAAGCTCTTAACCATTTTCTAAGGATTAAGGTTGAGATTGAGGTTGAGAGGCTTTCTTAACCTAAACCCCCAACCTAAACACTAAAAATCATCTTTGTTGGTTACTTCATAAACTAAACGAACCAGCTCTCTGGCCAGCTTCCAAATTTTTAAATCTTCAAAACGCTCAACAGTCGCCATAAATTTAAATATGTTGAAGGTTTTTAATATTGCAGTTTGCAAGTTAAAGGTTGAATGTTGGGGATGATGCTAATAAACTAACCTGTAACTTTCAACGTGTAACCTGTAACCAACTTTTTCAATGTATAACATTTAACAACCTTTTATACCCTTCAACCTTTAACAGTCTTTTCAACCCTTCATTTCTCATTCAGCATCACTCCTTCCACTTCGGCCCGTATTTGCAAGCCGAGGCTTTCAAGCTGTATGCAAACTCTGTTCTCTTTGGTGTAGACCACTTCTCCGTCTTTTCCTTTTAACGGACCACTTTCTACGGTAACCTTTTGTCCCCGTTCCAGCTGCTTTACCTCTAGATCAATATAATCATAATCAGCTAGAAACTTCCACATCAGCTCCATCTCCTCATCACGGATTACAGCCGGTTTGCCCCGGTAAAAGACGAAATTGAGCACGCCGTATGTCTGCAATATTTTTCTACGCCGGGCTTCGGTACATTTCACAAACACGTAGGAAGAGATAATGGGGGTTTCCACAATTTTCTTACGATCGCTCCACTGACGCTGTTCTTTTTGCAGGGGGAGATATACTTCAATATCCTTTTCTTCCAGGCGCTCACACACTTTTTTTTCCGCTCTTGGAGCAGTATAAACGGCCATCCATCTTTTTTTCCCTTTTGAAGGCGTCATAAACAATTTGTTTCTGTGACTAATTTAATATAGGCTTTGCAAAACCTAGCTTGTCATCCTGAATTCAGTTTAGGGTCTTGGTTTAAACGCGAACAACTGCATATGAGATTCTGAAACAAGTTCAGAATGACAAGATGGAAATAGGTTCGCAAAACCCTCTTAATAACTATTTTCGTTCAAATAGCAATACGTGCGTTTCGTTTTCAATTAGCTCCCGGCCCCATTCCTTCTCGGTAAAGACCGCCATGCGGATTTTTTTACCGGTCAATTCTTCGGCTTTCTTTGTCATCTTGTGCAGGTACTCCCGGTTCACATCACCGATAAGGTACAGATCTATGGTCGGGGCATCCAATCCCTCAGCCAGAGATCCGGTCAAATATACCTTCTTAAGTTCTCCCAGTCGGCTGAGCACCTTTTCCATCACCTGTTCTATGCCAACGGTTTTCATCAGCAGGGTCCGCACTTCACTATAAAGCGGATAATCACGGTTTACGCTGAACATTTTCTTGTTCCCATCCTTTTCGGCGGAAATTATTCCCGCTTCTTCCAGATTGTTCAGTTCCTGCCTCACCGCATTTGTAGAGACTTCAAACTCTCCCGACAATCCTCTTAAATAAGATCTTAGTTCGGGATTTATAAAGAATTTCAGCAGAAGCTTTACTCGTAACTGACTGGAAATAAGTGCGTCGAGCACTGTACAAATGTTAAATTATCGATGTTGAGTTTCTCAAGACTTAGAGTACATAACATATAAGTTGCAGATCTAAACGCTCCAACCTACAGCTTCGCCACGTCACTCCCATTGGAAGCGTCCGAAACCCTCAAAAATGAGTACCAATTATACTCAAGAATGTGCAGCGACGCAACCGGAATATTACCGGTTAATCAGCCACAATTCTGCATAGATTTAAACAGATTATACGGCGGCATATATAAAAGATGACACCGTTCCATTGTAGAAGTATTCAAGTTGTAGCATTAGAATCACTTTGCCTCGCCACCCTCTATAGTCTTAGACGCAGAGCAAACCTTCAACAATTCAACAGATTCTTAAACACTTTAACAATCTACTCTGCGAATTCCAGTTCTTGCTGGTGTACTGCCGGTCGCCCCACACTGATGTATGTGATGCCTGCTTTGCGGGCCCGGTCCAGGTCATAGAGGTTGCGTCCGTCAAAAATGACCGGCTGCTTCATTTCGTCGGCAAAGTTGTCGACCGTGGGTCGCCGGAACTCGTTCCACTCAGTGCAGATCACCAGCGCGTCAATGTCATCTAAAGCTTCTTTCTGGTTGTGCACAAAGGTGGTGGCCTCGAGCACGTCCTGGCTGGTCGCCTGCTTGAAGGTAGCGATGGCCTCGGGGTCATAAGCGATCAGGCTGGCGCCTTTGCTTGCGAGCTCCTCAGCAATATACAGCGCCGGGGCCTCGCGGATGTCGTCGGTCTCGGGCTTAAAGCTCAAACCCCACATCCCGAAGGTCATGCCGCTGAAGTCGTCGGTGCCAAAATAGTCCTCCATCTTGCGCACAATCGAGGTTTTCTGCCAGTTATTGACTTCCATGACCGAGTCCACAATCTTAAAGTCGTAGCCGTGCCCGGCGGCCGTGTGGTGGATCGCCTGCACGTCTTTGGGGAAGCAACTGCCCCCGTAGCCGATGCCGGCAAACAGGAAGCGCTTGCCGATGCGCGAGTCGGTACCGATGCCGCGGCGTACGTTGTCGACATTGGCGCCGACCCGCTCGCAGATATTGGCAATTTCGTTCATAAAGGTAATTTTGGTGGCCAGCATGGCGTTGGCGGCATACTTGGTCAGCTCAGAGCTGCGCGGATCCATCGTAATAATAGGGTTGCCCGAGCGTACAAAGGGCTCGTAGAGGGTGCTCATGGTCTCGGCGGCCCGCTCGCTGTCGGCCCCGATGACCACGCGTTCGGGCTTCATAAAGTCTTCGACGGCGGCGCCTTCGCGCAGGAACTCGGGGTTGGAGACCACATCAAAGAGTTCTTCAGAGGCCGATTCGGCAATGGCCTCGCGCACGCGGTCGGCGGTGCCTACCGGCACGGTCGATTTGTTCACAATTACGGTATAGTCCTCCAGCAGCGGGCCGATCTGTTCGGCTACGGTCATCACAGCCGACAGGTCGGCTTGGCCGTCGCCGCCCGGCGGGGTGGGCAGGCACAAAAAGATAATATCGGCTTCCCTTACGGCCTGTTCCATTTCGGTGGTAAACCGCAGGCGTCCCTCGCGGATGCTGCGTTCAAAAATTGTTTCCAGTCCGGGCTCGTAGATAGGGACATTCCCTTCTTTAAGCTCTTCTACTTTCTTCGCATCAATATCTACGCAGGTTACGTCATTGCCGGAATCGGCGAAACAGGTGCCGCTGACCAGCCCTACATAGCCGGTGCCTATTACTGCTAGTTTCATCTGTTTGTCACTCTATGATTTAAAAACTGAAGGGGTAATAAAAACCTCTTAATAAAATGAGGCGCTAAGATAAATGATTCGTATTGGTATTCAAAAAGCAAATTACTGAAAACTTATAGGTTAATTGTAGTTATTCTGAGTGCATAAGTTCCATACTTACTATCAAGCAATTAACCCAAGAATACCAATGCGGAGGGCAACTGGTCCAAATGTGGATATGGCCGCGCTGGAAGCACGGCCTACATTCTAAATCCCGGGAAAATAGCGCTAAAAGATATGCCCCTTAAACCATTTCGTTAAAAAAGCAGTGTCATCCTGAGCCCAGCCGAAGGATCTCCCCCCACCAGGCTCGCGTAGCATCTAAAAGATTTGCCCCCTCAATCACTTATGAACAATCTCTTGAAGATGGCTTTAAGCCTATCGACAAACATTGCGTATCATCCCCCTTACCCCCTTCTGGTACCTCCAACGCCTTTCATTCAGATAATGCCAAAAGGGGGACTTTTCCCTGCCATTTAAATACTTCTCGAGCTTATTCAGGAAAATCCTGAAACAAATTCAGGATGATATTGCTTTTAAATGTTGGTTTTAAAATCGAGGGTCTGGGGCGAATCGCGGGAAAAGCGTGACAGCAGCAACTACCGAGATAGAGCAGTAGCCAATCTCACTGCTTTAACCAGAACAAAATCTACGATTCCCCCAGCAGTTTTTTCGCTGTGCCCCATTCTACGTGAGTTCTTCCAGCTCTGCTGGTCCGACCACCGTCGGATGCTGACAAAAAATGGACAGAGAAGATAGTGCTAACATCCTCCTATTCCTCCTTCGATTTGCACTGGCAACCCTACCACTAAACAGAGCCACAAGGAGGAGTCTTGCCTTTCAGATCCTACGCGAATCTATTCAAGGAGATTCCTCGACTACGCTAAGCTCCGCTCGGAATGACTGCTTCTTTATAGTTTTTAAATTGGGGTCTGTGGCGAATCACGGGAAAGCGTTACTTGTTTAGAAACACTCCGTTTTTTGGTCGATCAAAAAACGGGTGTACAATAACTTAATGCTATCGGGAGATTACGTCGTCAGAGGAAAACACTCTTCCTCGTAATGACACTGCTTTTAAACAGGGGGGATAGATCGAAATAACTTTATAAAAATCATCAAAGTGTGAAAGGGCCGCACTGGCAGTACGGCCTACATATTGTCTACCGTCCCCAGTCAATTATCCTTACAGAATCATCCCGGCGCCCACCGTTTCATGAGTATATTCATCAATAATAATGATACTCCCCGTCCTACGGTTACGCTTGTAACTGTCGTAGAAAAGAGGTTTGGTAGTACGAATTTTGATACGTCCGATATCATTAAGGCCGATCTCCTTATCCCCTTCTACACGGTGCAAGGTATTAATATTCACCTTGTATTTTACCTCTTTTATAATGCAACGGGCATCTTGGGTAGTATGTTTGATGGCATACTTCCCGTTGGGATTGAGCGGCTCTTTGTTCAGCCAGCAGACCATCATATCAATGTCCTGACCTACCGTTGGCTGGTTGTCGGGTTTGGCAATCATATCGCCCCGGCTGATATCAATATCATTTTCGAGGGTCATCGTTACAGACATGGGTGCAAAGGCTTCCTCCTCCTCGTTCTCGAAGGTGTGGATCTCTTTAATTTCGGATGTGAAACCGGATGGCAGGGCAATAATCTCGTCCCCGGGTTTAAAGACGCCCCCGGCGATCTGTCCGGCATAGCCCCGGTAGTCAGGGTATTCGGTAGACTGTGGACGCGTGACCCACTGTACGGGAAATCGGCTGTCAACATGGTCATAATCACCGCTCACCTGCACGTTTTCCAGGGTATACAGTAAGGTAGATCCTTTGTACCACGGCATATTATCTGATTCTTCTACTACATTATCTCCGTAAAGTGCACTGATGGGAATGTAGTGAATCTCGGGTACGTCCAGCTTGGAGGAAAACGTTTTGAACTCTTTTTTAATCTTGTCGAACTGCTCTTCGCTGTAGTCCACCAGGTCCATCTTGTTTACGCAGAGCACGATATGCTTGATCTGCAGCAGGGATGCGATAAAGGCATGACGACAGGTCTGTTCGATAACGCCGTTTCGGGCATCTACCAGAATCACAGCTAAATTGGCGGTAGAGGCACCGGTCACCATATTTCGAGTGTACTGTACGTGTCCCGGTGTATCGGCAATAATAAATTTACGTTCGGGCGTTGAAAAGTAGCGGTATGCTACATCGATGGTGATACCCTGTTCACGCTCAGCCGAAAGTCCATCGGTGAGTAGCGCCAGGTTGGTATATTCGTCTCCCTTCTTCTTACTGGATTCCTCGATGGCCTCCATTCGATCATCAAAGATCGATTTTGAATCGTACAGCAGTCTTCCAATAAGGGTACTTTTTCCATCGTCAACACTCCCTGCCGTAGTAAAACGCAGCAGGTCCATGTCGAGATACTTTTGGGCATCGTTCTCTTTGTTACTCATTACAAATGATAAATTTTAAAATTATTTGTCACTTCAATAAAAGTTTAAAGTCGGAAGTGTTAAGTATTAAGTTTCTCGTCTAGACTAGAAATTAATCCCTGCATCATTGAGGAAAGCTCTTTCAGTTCTTTGATCATCTCTTTCGAAAGTTCTTTATCAATGAGTTTTGTTTCCATTCCAATGTACAATTGTGTTCTAAGTTCCGCCGCAGAACCTTTCGCTACATTTAAGAAATAACGAAATTCTTTGTCGGATTGACGTTCAGCACCTTCTGCAATATTTGAAGGTATCGAGATTACCGATCTCAGAACTTGGTTCTTAAACGCATAGTCCTTGCAATCTACTAGGTGATTGGTTAGATCAACCGACAACCGTGTTGACCGTTGCCAAACCTGTAAATCTTCAAATGACTGATACGCCATAACACTTTAAACTTAACACTTAACACTTATTACTGAACTTTTCTAAAAATAGCCTTGTTTTTTGCGCTCTTCCATAGCCGCTTCGGCCCGCTTGTCATCGGTTCGGTTACCGCGCTCTGTAATTCGGGCAGAGGCCACCTCTTCAATAACCTGCGGAATGGTATCGGCATCCGATTTGAAGGCTCCGGTACAGGTCATATCTCCGATAGTACGGAACCGTACTTGCTTCTCCTCATACTCTTCCTCCTCGGTCAGCGTAATAAACTTCGACTTCGCCAGGTAGGTACCTTCACGCTCCACAACATCGCGGGTATGCGCCAGGTACAGGCTGGGGATATCGATACCTTCGGCGGCGATATACTGCCATACGTCCATTTCGGTCCAGTTACTCAGCGGGAATACCCGAAAGTGCTCGCCCGGGCTTTTGTGTCCGTTATACAAATTCCACAGCTCCGGACGCTGATTCTTGGGATCCCACTGCCCAAATTCATCACGGTGTGAGAAAAATCGTTCTTTGGCACGCGCCTTCTCTTCATCGCGGCGAGCCCCACCAAAAGCGGCATCAAAGTCATGATCTTCCAGGGCTTTCAACAAAGTGGGGATCTGCAATTTGTTGCGGCTGGGGTTGGGTCCTTTTTCTTCCTTAACCAATCCTTCGTCGATCATGTCCTGGACATGGGCTACAATAAGCTCAACGCCCAGATCATCCATCAGGTTATCCCGGAATTCTATGGTTTCATCAAAGTTATGGCCCGTATCTACGTGTAAAAAAGGAAAGGGAATCTTTCCGGGCCAAAAGGCTTTCTGGGCCAATCGCGCCATCGTAATGGAGTCTTTACCCCCGGAAAACATCAGCACCGGGTTCTCAAACTGCGCGGCGACCTCTCTCATGATATGTATCGCTTCCGACTCAAGCTGTCGGATATGATTTAACTTATATAAATGCATATTTGGGTTTTCAAATGTTAGACAGATGTACTAAAGCGGCTAAAGTTAAGGATTAGTATGAAGAATGACTACTTCTTATTGCCTTTTTTTAAATTATATGGGACAAAAAATGTTATCCGGCGTTGGGGAGTTGTGTTTTCCCTTTCCTTTAGATGCTATTTTAATCTAATCCAAGAAATCCCGAAACAAGTTCAGGATGACAAGGTAATTTTTTAAAAAATGGGATTCCGGGTTGAAGGCTTGGGAAAGCGTTGCTTGTCCCCATCCGGCATAAGGAATTCTGTGTGGAGGCCGTAGGATGAGGAGGATAATTCTACACCGGTATATTTCTTTAATACTATTTCTCAATGGGAAGGACCATTAGAATTATCCCATCCGAAGGCCGAAGCCGGGTACAGAATTCTCTGCCGGTTACTTTTTTCGTCACTGAAAAACAGTAACAAAACAAACAGCCCCTTTTTCTTTTCCGCCTTTTGGCTTGATCCAAAAGACTCGTAAAAGATCAAGACTACAAATTGCGGGACAGCTCCGGCCGGCAGCAGGCGCGCATTTTGATGGTCCGATACACTTATAAAGTATTTCAAATATCATCACTGGTACAAAATGCACATCCGCCTGCTTTGCCCTCCGCTCGCAATTCTAATGTCATATTGGGCACCTTTATTTAAATAATGGGGCTTTTTAAAACGGGGGCCAGGGCGAATCGCGGGAACTACGTTGCTTGTTTCCCTCCGGCATAACGAATTCTGTGCCGAAAACAGAAGGCGGCCAGGAGTATTTCATACCGGTGTTATCCTCTAAAAAAGCAGCGATCGTAATGGACCATTAAAATACTTCCGCCGCATGTTTGGAGCCGGGTACAGAATTCTCAGCCAGTGACTTTTTTGGTTACTTTTTTCGTCACTGAAAAACAGTAACAAAACAAACAGCCCCTTTTTTTCCGCCTTTTGCAATACCCCATTCTACAGATATTTTTTTCCAGATTTGCTGGTCAGACTACTATCGGACCATCATTAAAAAAAGTAACAAAACAGTTATTACTATCTACAGAACCCACCCCGCCTCGTTCCTCAGCACACCTCCCAAGAGGGGATTTTTCTTGCTCTTTAGATATTACGCGAATCTATTCAAGGAGATTCCTCGACTTCGCTAGGCTCCGCTCGGAATGACTGCTTTTTTATAGTTTTTAATTGGGATCTGGGGCGTGGAATAACCCACCCAACATCCAACCTTCAACTCTCAACATTTAACCTTCAGCACGCAACATGCTCTATGAATCTACTTGTGACTCCAAATAGTCAAATACCATCTGTACGCCCTCTTCTACAGAAATATTGGTCGTATCGATTTCAATCTCCGGATTTTCAGGCTCTTCATAGGGATCACTGATACCGGTAAAGTTATCGATCTCCCCTTTGCGGGCCTGTTCATATAGCCCTTTCACATCTCGCTCTTCACACACCTCAAGGGGCGTAGAGATATGAACTTCAGTAAAATCCTCACACATATCACGGACAAAGTCGCGAGCATCCTGGTAGGGTGAAATAAAGGAGGCAACTACAAAGACGCCGTGCTTTTGTAGCAAACTGGCAATAAACCCAACACGTTTCACATGAGCATCCCGTTCTTCTTTAGAAAAGCCGGTCTTGGGAAAGACTTCCCGTACCGCATCCCCATCCAGGTGCTCCACTTCATATCCTTGCTCTTTCAATTGTGCATATACTTCTTCAGATATAGTACTCTTGCCTGATCCCGAAAGTCCGGTAAACCAGAGAACGGTGGGTTTTAAGCTGTTTTCTTGTTGTACACTCATAGTGTAAAGTTAAAAGTTTTAAGCGTTAAGTTGGTATTATGACTGCAGACGATGAACCGACAACGAACGACCACAGATCATTAAAAATTATGAATGTTGAATTTTAGATGCTGAATTTATTTCAGATTTTGTTGAGAAGTCTTCACTATTGAAGTCAGTATATTTATAATCTCATTAATTTCTTTCAAATGTTGTTCTGCATCAAATATTAAGAACTCACCATGTTTAAGTAGACGTAACCAATATTTGGTTTCTCTTTCCTCCTTGGATGCT includes:
- the cysN gene encoding sulfate adenylyltransferase subunit CysN, which translates into the protein MSNKENDAQKYLDMDLLRFTTAGSVDDGKSTLIGRLLYDSKSIFDDRMEAIEESSKKKGDEYTNLALLTDGLSAEREQGITIDVAYRYFSTPERKFIIADTPGHVQYTRNMVTGASTANLAVILVDARNGVIEQTCRHAFIASLLQIKHIVLCVNKMDLVDYSEEQFDKIKKEFKTFSSKLDVPEIHYIPISALYGDNVVEESDNMPWYKGSTLLYTLENVQVSGDYDHVDSRFPVQWVTRPQSTEYPDYRGYAGQIAGGVFKPGDEIIALPSGFTSEIKEIHTFENEEEEAFAPMSVTMTLENDIDISRGDMIAKPDNQPTVGQDIDMMVCWLNKEPLNPNGKYAIKHTTQDARCIIKEVKYKVNINTLHRVEGDKEIGLNDIGRIKIRTTKPLFYDSYKRNRRTGSIIIIDEYTHETVGAGMIL
- the cysD gene encoding sulfate adenylyltransferase subunit CysD — its product is MHLYKLNHIRQLESEAIHIMREVAAQFENPVLMFSGGKDSITMARLAQKAFWPGKIPFPFLHVDTGHNFDETIEFRDNLMDDLGVELIVAHVQDMIDEGLVKEEKGPNPSRNKLQIPTLLKALEDHDFDAAFGGARRDEEKARAKERFFSHRDEFGQWDPKNQRPELWNLYNGHKSPGEHFRVFPLSNWTEMDVWQYIAAEGIDIPSLYLAHTRDVVEREGTYLAKSKFITLTEEEEYEEKQVRFRTIGDMTCTGAFKSDADTIPQVIEEVASARITERGNRTDDKRAEAAMEERKKQGYF
- a CDS encoding UDP-glucose dehydrogenase family protein; translation: MKLAVIGTGYVGLVSGTCFADSGNDVTCVDIDAKKVEELKEGNVPIYEPGLETIFERSIREGRLRFTTEMEQAVREADIIFLCLPTPPGGDGQADLSAVMTVAEQIGPLLEDYTVIVNKSTVPVGTADRVREAIAESASEELFDVVSNPEFLREGAAVEDFMKPERVVIGADSERAAETMSTLYEPFVRSGNPIITMDPRSSELTKYAANAMLATKITFMNEIANICERVGANVDNVRRGIGTDSRIGKRFLFAGIGYGGSCFPKDVQAIHHTAAGHGYDFKIVDSVMEVNNWQKTSIVRKMEDYFGTDDFSGMTFGMWGLSFKPETDDIREAPALYIAEELASKGASLIAYDPEAIATFKQATSQDVLEATTFVHNQKEALDDIDALVICTEWNEFRRPTVDNFADEMKQPVIFDGRNLYDLDRARKAGITYISVGRPAVHQQELEFAE
- the cysC gene encoding adenylyl-sulfate kinase — encoded protein: MSVQQENSLKPTVLWFTGLSGSGKSTISEEVYAQLKEQGYEVEHLDGDAVREVFPKTGFSKEERDAHVKRVGFIASLLQKHGVFVVASFISPYQDARDFVRDMCEDFTEVHISTPLEVCEERDVKGLYEQARKGEIDNFTGISDPYEEPENPEIEIDTTNISVEEGVQMVFDYLESQVDS
- a CDS encoding four helix bundle protein, giving the protein MAYQSFEDLQVWQRSTRLSVDLTNHLVDCKDYAFKNQVLRSVISIPSNIAEGAERQSDKEFRYFLNVAKGSAAELRTQLYIGMETKLIDKELSKEMIKELKELSSMMQGLISSLDEKLNT